The window GGGCCAAGCCCGAGGAGGACGAACCCGAGCCGGTGGCCGAGTTCGATCCCTTCGCCGGGGGTTACCCCGTTCCGCCGATGCCGGGTCAGGTTCCGGTGACAACCAGCGGCGCCGGCCTGCGGTCGAGTACCGGCTTCGAGCCGGAAAGGGGCGAGCTCGATGGCTAAGTTGACCGATGCCCTCGCCGGGTTCGCCGTCACCTTCGGAGCGATGTTCCGGAAGAAGACGACGGAGTTCTACCCGGAGCAGGTGAAGGGTAAGGAGGGCGGACCCCGCATCTCCCCGCGCTTCCACGGGCGCCACCAGCTGAACCGCCACCCGGACGGGCTGGAGAAGTGCGTCGGCTGCGAGCTGTGCGCATGGGCCTGCCCGGCGGACGCGATCTACGTCGAGGGCGCCGACAACGACGACCTCGCCGGCGAGCGCTTCTCGCCGGGGGAGCGGTACGGCCGCGTCTACCAGATCAACTACCTGCGCTGCATCTTCTGCGGCCTGTGCATCGAGGCCTGCCCGACGCGTGCGCTGACCATGACGACGGAGTTCGAGCTCGCCGACTCCAGCCGCGAGAGCCTGATCTTCACCAAGCAGGAACTGCTCGCGCCGTTGCTGGAGGGGATGGTCGACGCTCCGCACCCGATGTACCCGGGCACGACGGAGCAGGACTACTACGCCGGCAAGGTCACCGGTGCGGATCCCTCCCTGTTCCGTCCGCGCGAGGAGGGGTCGGCGCAGTGAACAGCACCTCCACGGGCGAGGCCGTCCTCTTCTGGATCCTCGCTCCCATCACCGTGTTCGCCGCGTTGGCGATCGTCGCCTCCAGGAAGGCCGTGCACTCGGCCCTCTGGATGGCGATGGTCATGGTCAACCTGGCGATGTTCTTCGCCGTGCAGGCCGCTCCGTTCCTCGCGGTCGCCCAGGTGGTCGTGTACACCGGTGCGGTCATGATGCTGTTCCTCTTCGTCCTGATGCTGGTCGGCGTCGACTCGTCCGACTCGCTCGTCGAGACGTTGAAGGGCCAGCGCATCGCTGCGGTGCTCGCAGGCCTCGGCTTCGGCATCCTCCTGATCGCCGGGTTCGCCAACGCCGACGTCGGCGGGTTCGTCGGCCTCGAG of the Sporichthya polymorpha DSM 43042 genome contains:
- the nuoI gene encoding NADH-quinone oxidoreductase subunit NuoI, which codes for MAKLTDALAGFAVTFGAMFRKKTTEFYPEQVKGKEGGPRISPRFHGRHQLNRHPDGLEKCVGCELCAWACPADAIYVEGADNDDLAGERFSPGERYGRVYQINYLRCIFCGLCIEACPTRALTMTTEFELADSSRESLIFTKQELLAPLLEGMVDAPHPMYPGTTEQDYYAGKVTGADPSLFRPREEGSAQ